The following coding sequences are from one Lysinibacillus sp. FSL W8-0992 window:
- a CDS encoding methyl-accepting chemotaxis protein, producing the protein MSKLNMWIKGIGGKLVVAIIALVFVTCGTLGFSTWWNSTKAVEEQVRENLISRAEDVSKYIEEHFQLALVEVEAIAEQAAIRNMDFEEQKTYLTKRFKDSKNYLGFGIITSDGIAHYLDNTTADLGDREYVKEGFTGKTVMSEITISRVTNEPVILIVAPIDTVTGEKALLLARIDGYYLSNIVEDIKVGKNGYALMLDAKGTVIGHKNHALVKEEVNAIAAAEKSGEMTGESLAAQEMINNSNGFFAFDTKEDGTNLMGYHTLDNGWKMGVVALEDEMLSGLAQLKTNFIIMTIIVSILGLLISFAISRSVSRPLRHVLRISEGLSEGDFTQEIPDKYLKRIDEMGTLARALNRMADNMREMISQVGKEATTVNEASCELMGDVLDVTKHSKQIAGAIGEVDRGAQSQTAMAEEGASAMEQMALGIQNMAEVASTIASNTDFISEKISESNGAVKQSITRMDEIQRGTAVELDIIRKLEQESKEIELISKMITDISDQTNLLALNASIEAARAGDAGKGFAVVAEEVRKLSEQTAGSAAQINVLIDRVQAYTLEVVKAAESGEVNVARGLVAIEAVGERFEEIVHAVGEIAGQIEEMNASAEQMSANTEEVSASMEEMAATAHAASDYVSEVKNATSEQMKTVETMNDQTVKMSEMANRLHGAIQKFKF; encoded by the coding sequence ATGAGCAAATTAAATATGTGGATTAAAGGTATTGGTGGTAAATTAGTTGTAGCAATTATCGCTTTAGTATTTGTGACATGTGGTACGCTTGGATTTTCTACATGGTGGAATAGTACAAAAGCAGTTGAGGAACAGGTCCGAGAAAATTTAATATCTAGGGCAGAAGATGTATCAAAATACATAGAAGAACACTTCCAACTAGCATTAGTAGAGGTAGAAGCCATTGCGGAGCAAGCAGCTATCCGTAATATGGACTTTGAGGAGCAAAAGACATATTTAACGAAACGTTTTAAGGATAGTAAAAATTATTTGGGCTTTGGTATTATTACGTCAGATGGAATAGCTCATTATTTAGATAATACAACAGCTGATTTAGGTGATCGTGAATATGTAAAAGAAGGTTTCACGGGCAAGACAGTTATGTCGGAAATCACGATAAGTCGTGTAACAAATGAGCCAGTTATTTTAATTGTCGCACCTATTGATACAGTAACAGGGGAAAAAGCATTATTATTAGCACGAATAGATGGTTATTATTTATCCAACATTGTAGAGGACATTAAAGTTGGAAAAAATGGTTATGCCTTAATGTTGGACGCTAAAGGTACTGTTATTGGGCATAAAAATCACGCACTTGTAAAAGAGGAGGTCAACGCAATTGCTGCCGCTGAAAAATCTGGTGAAATGACAGGTGAATCATTAGCAGCACAAGAAATGATTAATAATTCAAATGGATTTTTCGCCTTCGATACAAAGGAAGATGGCACAAATTTAATGGGGTACCACACATTAGATAATGGTTGGAAGATGGGGGTAGTCGCATTAGAAGATGAAATGCTTTCAGGGCTTGCACAATTGAAAACAAACTTCATTATCATGACTATTATTGTTTCGATTTTGGGATTGTTGATTTCGTTTGCGATTTCGCGATCTGTAAGTAGACCGCTGCGTCATGTGCTTCGTATTAGTGAAGGGTTATCTGAAGGAGATTTTACACAAGAAATACCTGATAAATATTTGAAGCGTATTGATGAAATGGGTACTCTTGCGCGTGCATTAAATAGAATGGCAGACAATATGCGAGAGATGATATCACAGGTTGGTAAGGAAGCAACGACGGTAAATGAGGCATCTTGTGAATTAATGGGTGATGTGCTTGATGTGACAAAGCATTCTAAGCAAATTGCAGGTGCAATAGGTGAGGTAGACCGTGGAGCACAAAGTCAAACGGCAATGGCTGAAGAAGGTGCATCAGCTATGGAGCAAATGGCATTAGGTATTCAAAATATGGCAGAAGTCGCTTCGACGATAGCATCTAATACTGATTTTATTTCCGAGAAAATAAGTGAAAGTAATGGAGCCGTTAAACAATCTATTACACGTATGGATGAAATACAACGAGGAACAGCTGTAGAGCTCGACATTATCCGTAAGTTAGAACAAGAATCAAAAGAAATAGAACTGATTTCTAAAATGATTACTGATATTTCAGATCAAACAAACTTACTTGCCCTTAATGCCTCAATTGAAGCTGCACGAGCAGGGGATGCAGGTAAAGGCTTTGCGGTGGTAGCGGAGGAAGTAAGAAAACTTTCGGAGCAAACAGCGGGGTCTGCCGCGCAGATTAATGTATTAATTGATAGAGTACAAGCCTATACATTAGAGGTCGTGAAAGCAGCAGAGAGTGGCGAAGTGAATGTAGCCCGAGGGTTAGTAGCTATAGAGGCAGTAGGAGAGCGCTTTGAAGAAATCGTACATGCTGTTGGTGAAATAGCAGGTCAAATTGAGGAAATGAATGCTTCGGCAGAGCAAATGTCAGCCAATACGGAAGAGGTTTCAGCTTCAATGGAAGAAATGGCGGCAACAGCACATGCTGCAAGTGATTATGTATCTGAAGTGAAAAATGCAACATCTGAGCAAATGAAAACTGTGGAGACGATGAACGATCAAACTGTAAAAATGTCTGAAATGGCAAATCGCCTACATGGAGCAATCCAAAAATTTAAATTTTAA
- a CDS encoding gluconate 2-dehydrogenase subunit 3 family protein, with protein MSTDNNVSRRDFLKTTGIAAGTLVGGGLIGGLVGYNINGKGTSTLEHGNGTTNEAAAPKAKMFFMNDRDFTILSNATERIFPKDDLGPGAIDLDVPYFIDHQLAGQYGSNSKEYMHGPFGEGAPTQGYQSRLTRAEIFKQGVTLMETEAQSRFKKPFNELEGKQMDEILTAFQKGEVQMYGVTSAFFFTLLRAATLEGAYSDPLYGGNRNMEGWRMKNFPGHQMAYITMIEDPKFQKIEPNQLGNH; from the coding sequence ATGAGTACAGATAATAATGTCTCACGTCGTGATTTTTTAAAAACAACAGGTATTGCAGCTGGTACATTAGTCGGTGGTGGATTAATAGGTGGTCTTGTTGGCTATAACATTAACGGTAAAGGTACTTCTACATTAGAGCATGGCAACGGAACTACAAATGAAGCTGCTGCACCTAAAGCTAAAATGTTTTTCATGAACGACCGCGATTTTACTATTTTATCGAATGCTACTGAACGCATTTTCCCTAAAGATGATTTAGGTCCAGGTGCGATTGATTTAGATGTTCCTTACTTTATTGATCATCAGTTAGCTGGACAATATGGAAGTAACTCTAAGGAATATATGCATGGTCCTTTTGGGGAGGGTGCCCCAACACAAGGTTATCAAAGTCGTTTAACTCGTGCAGAAATTTTCAAACAAGGCGTTACTTTAATGGAGACAGAAGCTCAAAGTCGCTTTAAAAAGCCTTTTAACGAATTAGAGGGCAAGCAAATGGATGAAATATTAACAGCCTTTCAAAAGGGTGAAGTCCAAATGTATGGCGTAACATCAGCTTTCTTCTTCACCTTATTACGTGCTGCTACTTTAGAGGGGGCATATTCAGATCCTTTATATGGCGGAAACCGTAACATGGAAGGATGGCGCATGAAGAACTTCCCTGGTCATCAGATGGCGTATATCACAATGATTGAAGATCCTAAGTTCCAAAAAATTGAACCAAATCAATTAGGCAACCATTAA
- a CDS encoding GMC family oxidoreductase: MATTLPSVDVVTVGVGWTGGIVAAECSKAGLKVVGLERGQKRGTEDFLNIHDEYRYAIRYDLMQNLSKETVSFRNNRKMQALPMRQLGSFLLGEGLGGSGTHWNGMTYRFLPYDFQIKTLTDERYGANKLGPDYLIQDWALNYDQLEPYFDKFEKTTGISGDDKNPFAGKRSSAYPTPAMKMTPMLQQFEKATKNLKLSPYMVPSANISEVYKNPDGETINACQYCGFCERFGCEYGAKSSAEITVIPTALKTGNFDLRYNSNVVEILKQGNKATGVRYIDTISGEEFIQPANIVVLTSYVFNNAKLLMVSNIGQLYDPTTGKGTLGRNYCYQILPGATGFFDDQYNTFMGAGSLGMSIDDYNGDNFDHSELDFIHGGNIALTQTGARPIGSNPTPPDTPTWGPEFKKQSIHYYTRSFGIGAQGASMPHKENFLSLDSNYKDAYGLPLLQLTYNFTDQDRALHKFVSARAADIMKEMGAKTIVPNAEITDYNIVPYQTTHNTGGTVMSTTPDKGVVNNYLQHWDVENLFALSSGSFAHNSGYNPTGTLGALAYRCAEGILKYSKSGGSLV; the protein is encoded by the coding sequence ATGGCAACAACATTACCAAGTGTAGACGTTGTAACAGTAGGTGTAGGGTGGACAGGTGGCATTGTCGCTGCTGAGTGCTCGAAAGCTGGATTAAAGGTAGTTGGTTTAGAACGAGGTCAGAAGCGTGGCACAGAGGATTTTTTAAATATTCATGACGAATATCGCTATGCAATTCGCTATGATTTAATGCAAAATCTGTCAAAGGAAACAGTTTCTTTCCGTAATAATCGTAAGATGCAGGCTTTACCTATGCGTCAACTTGGGTCCTTTTTATTAGGTGAGGGGCTTGGGGGATCTGGAACGCACTGGAATGGCATGACCTACCGATTTTTACCATACGACTTTCAAATTAAAACGCTGACAGATGAACGTTATGGTGCTAACAAATTAGGTCCAGATTATTTAATACAGGATTGGGCATTAAATTACGATCAATTAGAGCCTTATTTTGATAAATTTGAAAAAACAACTGGAATTTCAGGCGATGATAAAAATCCATTTGCAGGGAAACGTTCAAGTGCTTATCCAACGCCTGCTATGAAAATGACGCCTATGCTACAACAATTTGAGAAAGCAACAAAAAATCTAAAATTATCACCTTATATGGTCCCTTCTGCTAACATATCAGAAGTCTATAAAAATCCAGACGGTGAAACAATTAATGCTTGTCAATATTGTGGCTTCTGTGAGCGTTTCGGTTGTGAATATGGCGCAAAATCTTCCGCGGAAATTACAGTAATACCTACTGCTTTAAAAACTGGAAATTTTGATCTACGTTACAATTCAAACGTTGTAGAAATTTTAAAACAAGGCAACAAAGCGACTGGCGTAAGATATATCGACACGATATCTGGGGAGGAATTTATTCAACCTGCGAATATTGTCGTATTAACAAGCTATGTCTTTAACAATGCCAAACTACTAATGGTTTCTAACATTGGTCAACTGTATGATCCAACAACAGGCAAGGGAACGTTAGGTCGAAATTATTGCTATCAAATTTTACCTGGTGCTACAGGATTTTTTGATGACCAATACAACACATTTATGGGTGCAGGTTCTCTCGGTATGAGTATTGATGATTACAATGGGGATAACTTTGACCATAGTGAGTTAGATTTTATCCATGGTGGTAATATCGCACTCACTCAAACAGGTGCACGCCCTATTGGATCGAATCCAACACCTCCGGATACGCCTACATGGGGACCGGAATTTAAAAAGCAGTCTATTCATTACTATACACGTTCATTCGGTATTGGTGCACAGGGGGCATCTATGCCGCATAAAGAAAATTTCCTGTCACTTGATTCCAATTATAAAGATGCGTACGGTTTACCCCTCTTACAATTAACCTACAACTTTACGGATCAGGATCGAGCGCTCCATAAATTTGTTTCTGCTCGTGCTGCTGACATTATGAAAGAAATGGGCGCAAAAACTATTGTACCAAATGCGGAAATTACAGATTACAACATTGTACCTTATCAAACGACACACAATACTGGTGGTACAGTAATGAGCACAACACCTGATAAGGGCGTTGTGAACAACTATCTACAACATTGGGACGTAGAAAATCTTTTTGCTTTAAGTTCTGGAAGCTTTGCTCACAATAGTGGCTATAATCCAACAGGTACCCTTGGCGCATTAGCTTATCGCTGTGCAGAAGGTATTTTGAAATATAGCAAATCAGGTGGTTCTTTAGTGTAA